From Halanaerobiaceae bacterium ANBcell28, one genomic window encodes:
- a CDS encoding glycosyltransferase family 2 protein codes for MRVTALIPAFNEEDTIANIVKVLRSHDKINEVLVVNDGSSDNTASEAKNSGARLISLDYNQGKGAALQSGIDQIESDIVLMLDGDLIGLKDKHIDNLLKPIYNNECDMTLGVFSDGRGITDLAQFVSPNLSGQRAVKKDIISDIYNLKDSGYGVEVAINKYVKKHGRLKYVDLEELTHVMKEEKRGLAKGIVDRGKMYWDIIKMYLKKTGS; via the coding sequence ATGAGAGTAACAGCCTTAATACCTGCCTTCAATGAAGAAGATACAATAGCCAATATTGTTAAGGTCTTAAGATCACATGATAAGATAAATGAGGTTTTAGTAGTAAATGATGGTTCTTCAGATAATACAGCTAGTGAGGCTAAAAATTCTGGAGCTAGGCTTATTAGTTTAGATTATAACCAGGGAAAAGGTGCTGCATTACAATCTGGTATTGATCAAATTGAATCTGATATTGTTTTAATGCTTGATGGAGACCTTATAGGATTAAAGGATAAGCATATAGACAATTTATTAAAACCGATATATAATAATGAATGTGATATGACCTTAGGAGTTTTTAGTGATGGTAGAGGCATAACTGATCTAGCTCAATTTGTGTCTCCTAATCTTTCGGGTCAAAGGGCTGTTAAAAAAGACATAATAAGTGATATTTATAATTTAAAGGATTCAGGTTATGGTGTTGAAGTAGCTATTAATAAATATGTAAAAAAACATGGACGATTGAAGTATGTCGACTTAGAAGAATTAACTCATGTTATGAAAGAAGAAAAAAGAGGCTTAGCTAAAGGAATTGTTGATCGTGGAAAAATGTATTGGGATATAATAAAAATGTATCTTAAAAAAACAGGAAGCTAA
- a CDS encoding PolC-type DNA polymerase III yields the protein MIFTIKPDDNYSHLIKYLSIDKENKLCKIISAKDQVNNGEFEEIISSLKIDLADYEISILPKLSIEDEIKFVWPQLIYELKDAFPYINGWLERARLKLNNEELLIELESNVAYKNLNGDKLSSFIKKCFQKLITEQINIKFVNGNFLEEIPVDTHISKYQTVRNNTVSNIRNKKKKKTDSDTEIIYGKKIKARSTHNLNEVDSEIDKIIIEAEIFDVQEINTRRGNTFYVIDVTDNSNSITVKIFPRRDKDVNCKIKKGKWVRISGYVQYDKYSKELVMIAEAMNYIKNQSIERIDNAEEKRVELHLHTQMSAMDSVVDVKKVVARAAKWGHPAIAITDHGVVQSYPDAYWAGKEHGIKVLYGLEAYMVDDGELIIQRPGNSTIAEGTYTVFDLETTGFHAGSDKIIEIGAVKIKNNTVIDTFTSFVKIDSPIPPKITEITGINNDMLKDAAELNDVIDQFLAFVDESILVAHNASFDYGFLKAAIKKLGKEAIKYSVLDTLNLSRAVYPQLKSHKLNKICDHLNIDLDNHHRALDDAKATGDILIEIFLELDKQEIMNLKDINNLRKKIDWKKLQTSHLIILAKNKEGLKAIYKLVSNSHINHYYRKPRILKSELSNYRDNLIIGSACEAGQLYRGIIENKDDNEIKNIAKFHDFLEIQPLGNNKFLLNNQVASVEELQEINKKIYNLGKKFNKPVIATGDVHFLDPDDSIYRKILQAGQGFDDLNQAPLYFRTTEEMLEEFKYLGEDIAKEVVIENPQKINQSCEELEIIPKDLYTPTIEGADEEIRAMAFEKAKTMYGDPLPELVEKRLERELNSIIGNGYAVIYLTSQKLVKKSLDDGYLVGSRGSVGSSFAATMTGITEVNPLPPHYRCGKCKHSEFIEDGSVGVGVDLPDKECPKCGEELIKDGFDIPFEVFLGFKGDKVPDIDLNFSGEYQATTHKYTETLFGKDYVYRAGTISSIAERTAFGFVKGYLNDNNLTEKNAEIKRLVKGCTGVKRTTGQHPGGQIVVPNDLEIYDFTPIQKPANDMKTDTLTTHFDFHSIHDNLLKLDILGHDDPTTIRMLQDITGVSPFDISLDDPDTMSIFSSTEALGVTPEEIDSTIGTLGIPEFGTSFVRQMLVDTKPNTFAELIRISGLSHGTDVWLNNAQDLIRSNTAELAEVISVRDDIMNYLIQKGLEPARAFWIMENVRKGKGLKDDEENYMRENNVPEWYIDSCKKIKYMFPKAHAAAYVMMAFRIAFFKVHYPEAFYATFFTRKADDFDAQIVCQGYEHILKIKGDLDQKGNDMTAKEKGVYTILEIVIEAMARGIKFTTVDLYQSEVKHFKITDKGLLPPLTSLEGLGESAAQNIVISREESDFTSIEELVNRTRISKTVVEVMKEHGTLNGMPDKNQLSLF from the coding sequence ATGATTTTTACAATAAAGCCAGACGATAATTATTCCCATTTAATAAAATATTTATCTATTGATAAAGAAAATAAATTATGTAAGATCATAAGTGCTAAAGATCAAGTTAATAACGGAGAATTTGAAGAAATTATAAGTTCTTTAAAAATAGATTTAGCTGATTATGAAATCAGCATATTACCTAAACTTAGTATAGAAGACGAAATAAAATTTGTTTGGCCACAACTTATATATGAACTTAAAGATGCTTTTCCTTATATAAATGGATGGTTAGAACGAGCTCGGTTGAAATTAAATAATGAAGAGCTCTTGATTGAATTAGAAAGTAATGTAGCTTATAAAAATTTAAATGGAGATAAACTAAGTTCTTTTATAAAAAAATGTTTTCAAAAATTAATTACAGAGCAAATTAATATTAAATTCGTGAATGGAAATTTTCTAGAAGAAATTCCTGTAGATACTCATATATCTAAGTACCAGACAGTAAGAAATAATACTGTTTCTAATATTAGAAATAAAAAGAAGAAAAAAACAGATAGCGATACAGAAATTATTTATGGCAAAAAAATAAAAGCTAGATCAACACATAATTTAAATGAGGTTGATTCGGAAATTGATAAAATTATTATAGAAGCAGAAATTTTTGATGTACAGGAAATTAATACAAGAAGAGGTAATACTTTTTATGTAATTGATGTAACAGACAATAGTAATTCAATTACTGTTAAAATATTTCCCCGCCGTGATAAAGATGTAAACTGTAAAATAAAAAAAGGTAAATGGGTTCGAATAAGTGGTTATGTGCAATATGATAAATATTCTAAAGAATTAGTTATGATTGCTGAAGCTATGAATTATATCAAAAATCAATCTATTGAAAGAATTGATAATGCGGAAGAAAAAAGGGTAGAATTACATCTTCACACTCAAATGAGTGCAATGGACTCTGTAGTCGATGTAAAAAAAGTTGTTGCTCGTGCAGCAAAATGGGGACATCCAGCAATTGCTATAACAGACCATGGAGTTGTTCAATCATATCCAGATGCATATTGGGCAGGTAAAGAACATGGCATTAAAGTGCTTTATGGACTAGAAGCATATATGGTTGATGATGGTGAATTAATTATTCAAAGGCCTGGAAATAGTACAATAGCTGAAGGCACCTATACTGTTTTTGATCTTGAGACTACTGGTTTCCATGCAGGGTCAGATAAAATAATTGAGATTGGAGCAGTTAAGATAAAAAACAACACAGTAATTGATACCTTTACTTCCTTTGTTAAAATTGATAGTCCTATACCGCCAAAAATAACAGAAATTACTGGAATTAATAATGATATGCTTAAAGATGCAGCAGAGTTAAATGATGTTATAGATCAATTTCTTGCTTTTGTAGATGAAAGTATATTAGTTGCACATAATGCTTCTTTTGATTATGGTTTTTTAAAAGCAGCTATAAAGAAATTAGGTAAAGAGGCTATTAAATATTCTGTTTTAGATACATTAAATTTAAGCAGAGCTGTTTATCCACAATTAAAATCTCATAAATTAAACAAAATATGTGATCATTTAAATATAGATCTGGATAATCATCATAGAGCTTTAGACGATGCAAAAGCAACAGGCGATATATTAATAGAAATCTTTTTAGAATTAGATAAACAGGAAATTATGAACTTAAAAGATATAAATAATTTAAGAAAGAAAATAGATTGGAAGAAATTGCAGACCTCGCATTTAATAATCTTAGCTAAAAATAAAGAGGGCTTAAAAGCTATTTATAAATTAGTCTCTAATTCTCATATTAATCATTATTATAGAAAACCGAGAATATTAAAAAGTGAATTAAGTAATTATAGGGATAATTTGATTATCGGTTCAGCTTGTGAGGCAGGCCAATTATACCGTGGTATTATTGAAAATAAAGACGATAATGAAATAAAAAATATAGCCAAATTTCACGATTTTTTAGAAATTCAACCACTAGGAAACAACAAATTTTTATTAAATAATCAAGTAGCTTCTGTAGAAGAATTACAGGAAATAAATAAAAAAATATATAATTTAGGGAAAAAATTTAACAAACCTGTTATTGCTACAGGTGATGTACATTTTCTTGATCCGGATGATAGTATATATAGAAAAATATTACAGGCTGGACAGGGTTTTGATGACTTAAATCAGGCACCTCTTTATTTTCGAACAACAGAAGAAATGTTAGAGGAATTTAAATATTTAGGAGAGGATATTGCTAAAGAAGTTGTAATTGAAAACCCACAAAAAATTAATCAAAGTTGTGAAGAATTAGAAATTATACCCAAAGACCTTTATACACCAACAATTGAAGGTGCTGATGAAGAAATAAGGGCTATGGCTTTTGAGAAAGCTAAAACAATGTATGGTGACCCCTTACCAGAATTAGTTGAGAAACGTTTGGAAAGGGAATTGAATTCTATTATTGGTAACGGTTATGCAGTGATATATCTAACTTCACAAAAGTTAGTAAAAAAATCTTTAGACGATGGATACTTAGTAGGCTCAAGGGGTTCTGTTGGTTCTTCTTTTGCTGCTACTATGACAGGCATTACTGAAGTTAATCCCTTGCCTCCACATTATCGCTGTGGAAAATGTAAGCACTCGGAATTTATTGAAGATGGCTCAGTTGGTGTAGGAGTTGACCTTCCTGACAAAGAGTGCCCTAAATGTGGAGAGGAACTAATTAAAGATGGCTTTGATATTCCTTTTGAAGTCTTCTTAGGTTTTAAAGGAGATAAGGTTCCTGATATTGATCTAAACTTTTCTGGTGAATACCAGGCTACTACTCACAAATATACTGAAACATTATTTGGAAAAGATTATGTATATAGAGCAGGAACAATTTCTTCTATAGCAGAAAGAACAGCTTTTGGATTTGTAAAGGGTTATTTGAATGATAATAACTTAACTGAAAAAAATGCTGAAATAAAGAGATTAGTTAAAGGTTGTACAGGAGTAAAGAGAACAACAGGACAACATCCTGGTGGTCAAATAGTTGTTCCAAATGATCTAGAAATATATGACTTTACACCGATTCAAAAACCAGCTAATGATATGAAAACAGATACTTTAACAACTCATTTTGACTTTCATTCTATACACGATAATTTATTAAAACTTGATATCTTAGGTCACGATGACCCAACAACTATTAGAATGTTACAGGATATAACAGGTGTTTCTCCATTTGATATAAGTCTTGATGATCCAGATACAATGTCTATTTTTTCAAGTACTGAGGCTCTAGGAGTAACGCCAGAGGAAATAGATAGTACCATAGGGACTTTAGGTATACCTGAATTCGGTACAAGCTTTGTAAGACAGATGTTAGTAGATACCAAGCCAAATACTTTTGCTGAATTAATTAGAATTAGTGGCCTTTCTCATGGTACTGATGTATGGTTAAACAATGCGCAAGATCTTATTAGAAGCAATACCGCTGAATTAGCAGAAGTTATATCTGTTCGCGATGATATTATGAATTATTTAATACAAAAAGGATTGGAGCCTGCCAGGGCTTTTTGGATTATGGAAAACGTTAGAAAAGGAAAGGGTTTAAAGGATGACGAAGAAAATTATATGAGAGAAAATAATGTACCTGAATGGTATATTGATTCATGTAAGAAAATAAAATATATGTTTCCTAAAGCACATGCTGCGGCTTATGTAATGATGGCTTTTAGAATTGCTTTTTTTAAGGTTCACTATCCTGAAGCTTTTTATGCAACATTTTTTACAAGAAAAGCAGATGATTTTGACGCACAAATTGTATGTCAAGGGTATGAACATATATTGAAAATTAAAGGAGATTTAGATCAAAAAGGAAATGATATGACGGCTAAAGAAAAAGGCGTTTATACTATCCTTGAGATTGTAATAGAGGCAATGGCTAGAGGTATTAAATTTACAACTGTTGATTTATACCAATCAGAAGTCAAGCATTTTAAGATTACAGATAAGGGTTTATTGCCACCATTAACTAGTTTAGAAGGTTTAGGTGAAAGTGCTGCTCAAAATATAGTTATAAGTAGGGAAGAAAGTGACTTTACATCTATTGAAGAGTTAGTAAATCGAACACGGATAAGTAAGACTGTGGTAGAAGTAATGAAAGAGCATGGTACTTTAAATGGAATGCCTGATAAAAATCAACTCTCTTTGTTTTGA
- the rimP gene encoding ribosome maturation factor RimP: protein MGKIKDLITEIAEPIIEDLDLELVDVQYLKEGEGFTLRVFIDNEKNEIGLDECEKVSRNLSEELDRIDPINDSYILEVSSPGIERPLNKLEDFDRFEGELAYIKAYAPINGKKEFIGTILKREDQQIRLEDKDKKNQVYEIPYSSIATANLTIDF from the coding sequence ATGGGTAAGATTAAAGATTTAATTACTGAAATAGCTGAACCTATTATAGAAGATTTAGACTTAGAGTTAGTAGATGTTCAATATCTTAAAGAGGGAGAAGGTTTCACTTTAAGAGTCTTTATTGATAATGAAAAGAATGAAATAGGATTAGACGAATGTGAAAAAGTTAGTAGAAATTTAAGTGAAGAATTAGATAGAATTGATCCAATTAATGATAGTTATATTCTAGAGGTGTCTTCACCTGGTATTGAAAGGCCTCTGAATAAGTTAGAGGACTTTGATCGTTTCGAAGGAGAGCTGGCATATATTAAAGCATATGCCCCAATTAATGGTAAAAAAGAATTTATAGGAACTATATTAAAAAGGGAAGATCAGCAGATACGTCTTGAAGATAAGGATAAGAAAAATCAAGTATACGAGATTCCCTATTCTAGTATAGCTACTGCAAATTTAACAATAGATTTTTAA
- the nusA gene encoding transcription termination factor NusA, protein MSLEFLHALDDIIKNKGITKEVLFEAIETALISAYKKDFGSKENVKVEIGRNTGEVHVYTKKEVVEEVENELLEISLEEAKKIKGDFEIGDIVEQEITPANFGRIAAQTAKQVVMQRIREAERDVIYEEYKQKEGELITGVIQRFHNNNVFIDFGKIEALLPPSEQMPNEQYNAGDRIKLYVVEVSSDSKGPKILVSRTHPALIKRLFEVEVPEIFDGIVEIQNIAREAGYRSKISVSSFDEQVDPVGACVGPKGMRVQAVVDQVNGEKIDIIEWCEDPKVLVSNALNPAEVKKVNINEEDKIAEVIVPDFQLSLAIGKEGQNARLAAKLTGWKVDIKKESDYDTNINQDENIKDSEE, encoded by the coding sequence ATGAGTCTGGAATTTTTACATGCCCTTGATGATATTATAAAAAATAAAGGGATAACAAAAGAAGTGTTATTTGAAGCAATTGAAACTGCTTTAATTTCTGCTTATAAAAAAGATTTTGGATCTAAGGAAAATGTCAAAGTCGAAATAGGTAGAAATACCGGGGAAGTTCATGTCTATACTAAAAAGGAAGTTGTAGAAGAAGTTGAAAATGAACTTTTAGAGATTTCTTTGGAAGAAGCTAAAAAAATCAAAGGTGATTTTGAGATTGGAGATATAGTTGAACAAGAAATTACTCCAGCTAATTTTGGGCGTATTGCAGCTCAAACAGCTAAACAAGTAGTGATGCAAAGAATACGTGAAGCTGAAAGAGATGTTATTTATGAAGAATATAAACAAAAGGAAGGAGAACTAATTACAGGGGTTATTCAACGTTTCCATAACAATAATGTTTTCATAGATTTTGGTAAGATTGAAGCTTTATTACCACCATCAGAACAAATGCCTAACGAACAATATAATGCTGGAGATCGCATTAAATTATATGTAGTTGAAGTAAGCTCAGATAGTAAAGGCCCTAAAATATTAGTTTCTCGAACACATCCTGCTTTAATTAAGCGTTTGTTTGAGGTAGAAGTTCCTGAAATTTTTGATGGTATTGTAGAAATACAAAATATTGCTAGAGAAGCTGGATATAGATCAAAAATCTCTGTATCATCTTTTGATGAGCAAGTTGATCCTGTAGGAGCCTGCGTAGGTCCAAAGGGAATGAGGGTGCAAGCAGTAGTGGATCAAGTAAATGGAGAAAAAATTGATATTATAGAATGGTGTGAAGATCCAAAAGTACTTGTTTCAAATGCTCTTAATCCTGCGGAAGTTAAAAAGGTAAACATTAATGAAGAAGATAAGATAGCTGAAGTTATAGTACCCGATTTTCAGTTATCATTAGCTATAGGTAAAGAAGGTCAAAATGCTCGTTTGGCTGCAAAACTTACAGGTTGGAAAGTTGATATTAAAAAAGAGTCTGATTACGATACAAATATAAATCAAGATGAAAATATTAAGGATTCTGAAGAATAA
- a CDS encoding YlxR family protein: MSKKVPIRKCVACGERKPKNELIRVVYNKGEGVISIDRKGKMPGRGAYLCPEKKCFDLANKAKKIERSLKISISDEIYQNLIKEIDIMKG, encoded by the coding sequence TTGTCTAAAAAAGTTCCTATCAGAAAATGTGTTGCTTGTGGAGAGAGAAAGCCTAAAAATGAATTAATAAGGGTTGTTTATAATAAAGGCGAAGGTGTTATAAGTATAGATCGAAAAGGTAAAATGCCTGGTAGAGGGGCTTATCTCTGTCCAGAAAAAAAATGTTTTGACTTGGCAAATAAGGCTAAAAAGATTGAGAGATCTTTAAAAATATCAATTTCGGATGAGATATATCAAAACTTAATAAAGGAGATTGATATAATGAAAGGTTAA
- the infB gene encoding translation initiation factor IF-2: protein MGKVRVYKLAKELNVSSSALLDILHDLDVEVTSHMSTITDETADIIKGMYVEKGEEEKKSVEKAESRQEKKLKKNNNEVNNNNKKNDNVIKKSTVENNKKNIEKDNDNSRKFDVEVPITVKDFGELTGIAANKIIKKLIGLGIMANVNHPLDEDILLMLADELGIDISFKSMTEEELKEADIHDRIALEIEDKEKDLKLRPPIVTVMGHVDHGKTTLLDVIRKARVAEGEAGGITQHIGAYQVKVNGKKISFIDTPGHEAFTAMRARGAQVTDITILVVAADDGVMPQTIEAINHAKAADIPIIVAINKIDRPNAQPDRVKQELTEHGLVPEDWGGQTICVPISALKEENIEELLEMVLLVAEIEEIKANPSRPAEGIIIESELDKGRGPVATILIKNGTMHVGDALLAGPVSGRVRAMLDDKGNRVEEAPPATPIEILGFSDVPNAGDLVQVLDDEKEARQVAEARKKDIQQKSQQTENKISLEDLYQQIQEGEVKELNVVLKADVNGSIEALRDSLVKLGNKEVTVNIIHTAVGAINETDVNLASASNAIILGFNVRPASNARRLAEKEKVDVRTYRVIYKAIEDLKDAMSGLLDPELKEEVTGRAEVRDTFKVPNIGLIAGLYVTEGTINRNDKVRLLRDGVVIYEGNIASLKRFENDVREVREGYECGLGIEGFNDIKLGDELEIYTIKEIKRSL, encoded by the coding sequence ATGGGAAAGGTTCGAGTTTATAAATTAGCAAAAGAACTAAATGTATCAAGTTCTGCATTATTAGACATTTTACATGATCTTGATGTGGAAGTAACAAGTCATATGAGTACAATTACAGATGAAACAGCAGATATTATTAAAGGAATGTATGTGGAAAAAGGAGAAGAAGAAAAAAAGTCTGTTGAAAAAGCAGAAAGTAGGCAAGAAAAAAAATTGAAAAAAAACAACAATGAAGTAAATAATAATAATAAGAAAAATGATAACGTTATTAAAAAAAGTACTGTAGAGAATAATAAAAAAAATATAGAAAAAGATAATGATAATTCAAGAAAATTTGATGTAGAAGTACCTATTACTGTTAAAGATTTTGGAGAGTTAACTGGTATAGCTGCAAATAAGATCATTAAAAAATTAATAGGTTTAGGCATAATGGCAAATGTTAATCATCCTCTAGATGAAGATATTCTTTTAATGTTAGCTGATGAATTAGGTATTGACATTAGTTTTAAATCTATGACTGAGGAAGAACTTAAAGAAGCGGATATACATGATCGTATAGCTTTAGAAATTGAAGATAAAGAAAAAGATTTAAAGTTAAGACCACCTATCGTTACAGTTATGGGTCATGTTGATCATGGTAAGACAACTCTTTTGGATGTTATTCGTAAGGCAAGAGTAGCTGAAGGTGAAGCAGGAGGAATAACGCAACACATAGGTGCATACCAAGTGAAGGTAAATGGCAAGAAAATATCTTTCATAGACACTCCTGGTCATGAAGCTTTTACAGCAATGAGAGCTCGCGGAGCTCAGGTAACAGATATTACGATATTGGTTGTAGCTGCAGATGATGGAGTTATGCCACAAACAATTGAGGCTATAAACCATGCAAAGGCTGCTGATATACCAATTATAGTAGCTATAAATAAAATTGATAGACCTAATGCACAACCGGATCGTGTTAAGCAAGAGTTAACAGAGCATGGTTTAGTTCCTGAGGATTGGGGAGGTCAAACAATTTGTGTCCCTATATCAGCGCTTAAAGAAGAAAATATAGAAGAGCTACTAGAGATGGTTTTATTGGTTGCAGAGATTGAAGAAATTAAAGCAAATCCTAGTAGACCAGCAGAAGGAATTATTATTGAGTCTGAACTCGATAAAGGCCGTGGTCCTGTTGCTACAATTTTAATTAAGAACGGAACTATGCATGTAGGTGATGCTTTATTAGCAGGTCCAGTTTCAGGTAGAGTAAGAGCTATGCTTGATGATAAAGGTAATAGAGTCGAAGAAGCTCCACCTGCAACACCTATAGAAATATTAGGATTCTCTGATGTACCTAATGCTGGAGATTTAGTTCAAGTACTTGATGATGAAAAAGAAGCTAGACAAGTTGCTGAAGCCAGGAAAAAGGATATTCAGCAAAAGAGTCAGCAAACTGAAAATAAAATATCTTTAGAGGATTTATATCAACAAATTCAAGAAGGAGAAGTAAAGGAACTAAATGTTGTCTTAAAAGCAGATGTTAATGGTTCCATTGAAGCTCTTAGAGATTCCTTAGTGAAACTAGGTAATAAAGAAGTTACTGTTAATATTATTCATACTGCAGTAGGAGCGATTAATGAAACGGATGTTAACTTAGCGAGTGCTTCTAATGCTATTATTCTTGGTTTTAACGTACGACCAGCAAGTAACGCAAGAAGATTAGCAGAAAAAGAAAAGGTAGATGTAAGAACTTATAGAGTTATTTATAAAGCTATTGAAGATCTGAAAGACGCTATGTCTGGATTGTTAGATCCTGAATTAAAAGAAGAGGTAACAGGTAGAGCAGAAGTTAGAGATACATTTAAAGTTCCTAATATTGGACTTATTGCAGGTTTATATGTAACAGAAGGTACTATTAACCGTAATGATAAAGTTCGCTTATTACGTGATGGAGTAGTTATCTACGAAGGTAATATTGCATCATTAAAAAGATTTGAGAATGATGTTCGAGAAGTTAGGGAAGGTTATGAATGTGGTTTAGGAATAGAAGGATTTAATGATATTAAATTAGGTGATGAATTAGAAATATACACTATAAAAGAGATAAAAAGGTCATTGTAA
- the rbfA gene encoding 30S ribosome-binding factor RbfA: MVKQRAQRLGELIKQEISDILLKDVKDPRVGFVSVTDVEVSGDLRHANVYVSVFGSDKERSDTMKALEKGNGYIRKLLGERITVYHTPELLFKYDKSLEYGAHISKILDKVKNEDEKKNEKGD, translated from the coding sequence ATGGTAAAACAAAGAGCTCAAAGATTAGGAGAGTTAATAAAGCAAGAGATTAGCGATATATTATTAAAGGACGTTAAAGACCCTCGTGTTGGATTTGTTTCAGTAACGGATGTAGAAGTTTCTGGTGATTTAAGGCATGCTAATGTATATGTTAGTGTGTTTGGTAGTGATAAAGAACGTTCTGATACTATGAAAGCTCTTGAAAAAGGTAATGGCTATATAAGAAAGCTATTAGGTGAACGGATAACTGTTTATCATACACCGGAACTTTTGTTTAAATATGATAAATCGCTAGAATATGGAGCACATATATCAAAAATACTAGATAAAGTTAAAAATGAAGATGAAAAAAAGAATGAAAAAGGGGATTAA
- a CDS encoding bifunctional oligoribonuclease/PAP phosphatase NrnA gives MNSLEQVYDIIKKNNNFILMGHIAPDGDCIGSLFALKWYLDNLGKSSIVLFSEKLEEKYHVIGVKEEDYCLIDEFKIDKNKHYVCLALDSADIDRLGEGKELAKNLYLLNIDHHPDNPCYGDINYINSETAATGEIIFDLISLNDKWALENLDKNKNCYDSNIQNIANALALAFIGDTGSFRYQNTSSTVFDIMSLLKRLGADVYQINKSVYASYPYNIIKLKALALNTLELFEDKVAHLTVSQEMLKKTNTNLDEVSGLVNYARDIKGVELGLLFSELSENETRVSFRSNNYSKVNEFAALYGGGGHPRAAGCSINKNLLEVKEMILKKVKDYV, from the coding sequence ATGAATTCTTTAGAGCAGGTATATGATATCATTAAAAAAAATAATAATTTTATTTTAATGGGACATATTGCTCCTGACGGTGATTGTATTGGCTCTTTATTTGCTTTAAAGTGGTATCTTGATAATTTAGGTAAAAGTTCTATTGTATTATTCTCAGAAAAGCTGGAAGAAAAGTATCATGTTATAGGGGTTAAAGAAGAAGATTATTGCTTAATTGATGAATTTAAAATTGATAAAAACAAACATTATGTTTGCCTTGCCCTTGATTCTGCAGATATAGATCGCTTAGGTGAGGGCAAGGAGTTAGCAAAAAATCTATATTTGCTAAATATAGATCACCATCCTGATAACCCGTGTTATGGAGATATTAATTATATTAATTCTGAAACAGCTGCTACTGGAGAAATAATATTCGATTTAATTTCTCTTAATGATAAATGGGCATTAGAAAATTTAGATAAAAATAAAAATTGTTATGACTCTAATATTCAAAATATAGCTAATGCTTTAGCTTTAGCTTTTATAGGTGATACTGGTAGTTTTCGTTACCAAAATACGAGTTCTACTGTATTTGATATAATGTCATTACTTAAGAGACTTGGTGCTGATGTCTATCAAATAAATAAATCTGTATATGCTTCTTATCCATATAATATAATTAAATTAAAAGCTCTTGCTTTGAACACTTTAGAATTATTTGAAGATAAAGTTGCTCATTTGACAGTAAGTCAAGAAATGCTAAAAAAGACTAATACTAATTTAGATGAAGTCTCTGGACTTGTTAATTATGCAAGGGATATTAAAGGAGTAGAGCTTGGTTTATTATTTTCCGAACTCAGCGAAAATGAAACTAGAGTTAGTTTTCGTTCTAATAATTATTCTAAGGTAAATGAATTTGCTGCTTTATATGGTGGTGGTGGACATCCACGTGCTGCTGGCTGTTCGATTAATAAAAATCTTTTAGAAGTGAAAGAAATGATTTTAAAAAAGGTGAAAGATTATGTCTGA